The Candidatus Desulfarcum epimagneticum DNA segment CGCCCCATCAAAATAACACCTGTCTGACATACCGGTATTTTTCTTTTAATTCCCTGGGATATAATCCGGCCGGCACATCGTCTTCCAAAACGTCTCTGAGCGTTTTTTCAGGAACAAGTTTGATGGCGTCGTAAAAAATCCGATCTACTGCGTTGCAACGCTTATTTTTAATTGAGGCATACTACATGTATTGCCTCAATTAAAAATAACCACTACGCCTTGTATATCGAATTTTTAACTTAGCCATCCCAAGCTTTTTTACGAGTTTATCAAGTTTCAGAAGCGTATACCAGTCGTATGTGGACAGCAGTCTTCGGAAAAACAATTTCCGGTCGGGCTCCGGCCACTCTTCCACTTTGCCGTTTATAAAGTCATCCAGGCGACTGTCATCCAGATTTTGATCCCAAAAGGCTCTGGATAACATTTTTTTTTATCTTGAGATGTGAATGTCGATTTCATGTTAAAAATTTAAAACAGCGCCACCTGATCCCGAGAAACCCCGGCCCGCTCAATCTCATCCAGAATCTCTTTCCCGGGATCCATCACGGTCACCAGGAGCGCGTCAAATGGAATCTCGTCCAGTCTCTCAGCCGGGACGATCCTGTCGTTGAAAAAAAAGTTCCGGCTCTCAGGCCCTCCCACAACGGCGACCAGTTCCATGGAGGTCTCGTGCAGGCACATATAGGCGATCTCTGCGATGTCGGAGACCCCGTAAAACGCGATTTGGCGGACCCCCTTTTCTTCAAGCCCTTTTAAAAGAGACGAAAGTCTCTGCCGGGCGTCCTGGTAGAATCCAAATGAGTATTTGATGTATTCGTAGGTCAGCCGGGTCTTTTCAGCCGCGCCTTGGGGGGTCAGGATGTACTTGATGCGATTTCTGGGGATATGGGTGGCTTTGAAATACCCCTTGCTCACCAGACGTTTGATAAAGGAGTTGACCAGGCCCAGCGACACGTTGAGGCTCTCGGCCAGCGCCCGCTGACTGGGCGGATGCCCGGCGTCCATCTGCTCGAGAATTTTAAGGGTTCTGATTTCCTGCTGGTCCATGGGTTTAAACGGGGGGTTAAACGATTTCAAACATGAGGCTTTAAATGCTTAGGCGCGAAGCATGGGTTTGGCGCGAAAAAGAGATTCCGGCGGGCATGGGCATAGCTCCGCTTGGCGGGTCACATAGAATTTTTCGATGCAACCTTTTGATTTAACTAAAAATAGCGTTTAGAGAAACTATTTCTGAAAAAGATGTTCAAATATTGAACATATTAGAGAAAAAATGTCAAGGGAAATGTGAGAAAAACACGGGAAAATCAGTAATGATAACCTCGGAAAAAATCACGGGACAGCGTCGTAAAAAATTCCATATAATAAAATTTAAGCCACAAGGCGTGGCGCTTATTTTTACGATGCTGTCAATGATGATGGTCGTCTTTTAAGAAAAGCGAATGATACTCCTGATCATTTAAATGCTTTTTTAAAAACCGGTTGACCATGTCAAACAGCTCCTCAAGCTCCTCGTCGGACATTTTTTTCACCAGGCGTTTCATCAAAGTGTCGTCGGAAAACTTTTGAAGATAATAAATCACCGTTCGCTCATCGGTTTCTCGATCAAATCCAAAGGCCGCAAGGCCGTCGTACTCTTCCACGAATTGATGCGAATGAAGGGGCATTGTTCTCCTCTACTGATTGGGTTTGAATGAAAATACTTCCCGGCAATGCCGGAGCATGGGCTCAAAGACGTTTTGGGCCATCTCCATAAACGCCTCGTCCATCACAGATCGGACAGGTCGCCCGGAAAAACAGCGCTCGTAATATAAATCCTCTTTTTCTCCTCTGAAAAAAGAGCCCTCCCATGTCGCCTCCGCCGCCTTTATGGCCCGGGACCGGGATTTTTTTTCCCAAAGGGCTTTTGCGAAGGCGTGGGAAGACTCGGGGAAAAACCGAAGGGGCTCGCAAAGACCCCGCTCAAAAAGGCCCAGCAGGTATTCCAGGCGCGATCCGGCGTTGGGGACATCCCCAAACTCCCAGGCCGAATCGGCGCATACCAGAAGGGCGCGGCCCGGGACGTCTTTTTTTCCGCAGGCGCCAAGGGCCAGGTGGAAAATCCACGCCCGCAGCATGTCTCTGGCTTTTTTTTTGGCAAACCGAAACTGGATCACGCCGCCCGGCCCCATATGGGGAATTTTCCCAAACACCCAAAAACCGTTTTTCGTCTCAAAGGAAATCTCAATGGGCTCCCCGGACTCCCCGCCTCCTTTAAGGCCGGACAGCTCCAGCGCCCGCGCGGAAAAGGCCAGCGCCCGGGACTCCGTTTGCCGGTAAACCGCCTCCCCGGCCGATCCGTGGGGCAGACGCCCCTCGGCCTTTTCCACCGGGAAAAAGTCCTCCGATCCCTTTCCTTCCATAAATCTTTCA contains these protein-coding regions:
- a CDS encoding hypothetical protein (Evidence 5 : Unknown function) — encoded protein: MLSRAFWDQNLDDSRLDDFINGKVEEWPEPDRKLFFRRLLSTYDWYTLLKLDKLVKKLGMAKLKIRYTRRSGYF
- a CDS encoding conserved hypothetical protein (Evidence 4 : Unknown function but conserved in other organisms), whose translation is MDQQEIRTLKILEQMDAGHPPSQRALAESLNVSLGLVNSFIKRLVSKGYFKATHIPRNRIKYILTPQGAAEKTRLTYEYIKYSFGFYQDARQRLSSLLKGLEEKGVRQIAFYGVSDIAEIAYMCLHETSMELVAVVGGPESRNFFFNDRIVPAERLDEIPFDALLVTVMDPGKEILDEIERAGVSRDQVALF
- a CDS encoding Cytoplasmic protein encodes the protein MPLHSHQFVEEYDGLAAFGFDRETDERTVIYYLQKFSDDTLMKRLVKKMSDEELEELFDMVNRFLKKHLNDQEYHSLFLKDDHHH